The Macaca fascicularis isolate 582-1 chromosome 14, T2T-MFA8v1.1 genome contains the following window.
GGGCTTGGAGATGGAACATGCCTCCTCTCCATTCATCAAGAAGGACCAAAGCATGTGGCATTTGGATGGCCAGAGTGCCCTGAAGCACCACCACCAACCTTGCCTCCCCCTCCTCTCAAGGAGCCTCTGATTGTGCCACCAAGGGGCTCACATCTTATGTCTGCCATGCCAGGGGTGTTGCCATCCAGATGTGTTGGAAACTTCCCCTCATGACTTATGCTCACCTGTGGACACTGAGGGTGCCCTCGCATTGGTGCTTTCTCCTCATCCTCATGCCCCCTTTGCCACAGTGGTACGATGGCTTGGTGGCCCCGCGAGGCAGATGCACCTGACTTGCTGCTATTAAAAAGCTGTGTGCCTTCCACCGATTGTGACCTCTTCTTTATTGCCTGGTGCTTCCAGGACGGGCACTCTTCTTGGTCTTTCTGGTTAAACTACCAACCATGATCTATTGCACGTGGTTCTTGGGCACTAGGTTCAGAGGCAGTGGAGGCTGGAGGGGCCCATGAACAAGATACTGGCATGGGGTTTGGCCATGCTGGACTGTATTATTCTGAtctcacactgctaatgaagacatacacAAGACGGggtaagtaatttataaaggaggctgggcatggtggctcacgcccataatcccagcactttgggagactgaggtgggcggatcacctgaggtcaggagtttgagaccagcctgactaacatggagaaaccttgtctctactaaaaatacaaaattagctgggtgtggtggcgcatgcctgtaatccctgctactcgagaggctaaagcaagagaatcgcttgaacccaggaggttgcagtgagctgagatagcgccactgcactccagcctgggaaacaagagtgaaactctgtcaaaaaaaaaaaaaaaaaaaaaattataaaggaaagaagtttaattgactcacagttccacatggctggggaggcctcacaattgtgACAGAAGGCacatgaggagcaaagtcacatcttacatggcagcaggcaagagagtgtgtgctggggaactcccctttataaaaccatcagatctcatgagacttattcactctcatgaaaacagcacaggaaaacctgcccctgtgattcaattacctcccaccgggtacCTCCCATGACACGAGGGagttatgggagctgcaattcaagatgagatttgggtagggacacagccaaaccataccatggGCCATAGAATTCTTATCACCCTTTTCACACTTACCCCCCAGGCTGGGAGTTAGTGACCAGCAATATGCCTTTCTCTGCACAGAGGGGCAACGGGGTCAGATTCAGGGTCTCCAGAAAAGTCTTGGGCCCAGGATAGAGTCAGTATGAACTCACACTTTCCCAGAGAATAAGACtaagcggggcatggtggctcacgcctgtaatcccagcactttgggaggccgaggcgggcagatcacctgaggttgggagtttgagaccagcctgacaaatacggagaaaccccatctctattaaaaatacaaaattagcagggtgtggtggcacatgcctgtaatcccagctactgaggaggctgaggcaggagaattgcttgaacctgggaggcagaggttgtgatgagccaagattgtgccattgcactccagcttgggcaacaagagctaatctctgtctcaaaaaaaaaaaaaaaaaaaaaaaaaaagactctcacTGCCGTTAACCATTACCCCACTGCTTCCACAGCGTCTTCAAGGAGGCGGGACCTGGGAGGGGATGGGTGGGAGGGTCAGTGACTGGACGAACCTTGTCCCTACCCCAGCACTGGGTTGCTGATCCAGCTATGGAGAAAGCTGCAGGTAGGAGGCCAGGAGAAATCCTCTGCAGGGGACTTTGGGACAGGCAGGGGGCCGACTTGGAGGCTGAAGCTTTGGGACCAGGGCACACTTGATTTTGGGGCTTGGAGCCCTGAGGCAGGTAAACAAGTCAGGAGAAAAGTAGTGAGTTGATATGTCTGTCTTCCTGGTCCACACCCTGTACTGATATGCTCAGATTTATGTGCCAAGGActtggggggaggggaagggagaggaccGCACAATATTCCTGTGCGTATGGCAGTGAGAAGAGAAGACCCTTTTGGAGCAGAATGGAGGGGGCATGCCCTGAGTTTGGGGGTTCCCCTGAGTCCTTTTAGTTTATGCCAATGGAAGAGGCACATCTGGGGAGAAGAATGTGACTCTCCTCCTCTCACCCACTTCTTTGCCCAGTAGATCTGCAGGACGCAGCCTCGTTAACTCTGTAAGTGCCATGAGGGTTGGGGCAAGGGGAAGAAAGAATCGGAGGCAGGGAAGCGCTTCACTGCCATTAGCACCCAAAGGAGATCCTGGGACCCAAGTCCAGCTGCCAGCTTGTACCTGCTTCCCCTGCCTCCTTGCAGGAAGTTTAAGTTTAACCCAAAGCTGGGCATTGATAATCCTGTCCTCTCACTGGCCGAAGACCACGACCCCTCTGGTAACTCCCTCACCCACTGACAACCATTCCCTTTCCCTGGAGGCACCACAACTCCACACAGCCTCCCATCTCCTTGGTAACCACTCACTCAGTCTCCCTCTGATAACAGCCTTGGTTGGGAGTAGAGATAGGAGGGGCCAGGCGTATTCTCCTGTCCCAGTCCCTCTGCCCATGAAGTGTTCACCCCACCACCCAACACCCAACCAGGCAGAAACTGCTTGTATCAGGACACAGGGTCTGCCAGGCACATGGCGAACCTGTACTTGGGCTGTGCCCTCTCCTCCCCCTTTTCtgctgcccacctcaccctccagaTCCCTGGAGCCTGGAGCGGCCTCGCTTCTGCTTGCTGAGCAAAGAGAAGGGCAAGAGTTTTGGCTTCCACCTGCAGCAggagctgggcagggctgggcatgtGGTGTGCAGGGTGGACCCAGGCACCTCTGCCCAGCGCCAGGGTCTTCAGGAAGGAGACAGAATCCTGGCGGTGAACAACGATGTTGTGGAACACGAAGACTACGCGGTGGTAAGGCTGTGGTCCGGGAGAGCATGCTAGCACCTCAAAAAGAGAAGCGGGTTGCTCAGTCCCCTGGGCACTATGGCAGCAAGGCACAAGCCTCACTCCCCTACACCCCAGGATTTAGGAGTGCCCAAGTCAGAGGGGTTGGGGAAAGCATCTAGAAAGCTGATTCccactgggcgcagtggctcatgcctgtaatcccagcactttgggaggccgaggcgggtggatcacccaaggtcaggagttcaaggccagcctgggcaacatggcaagaccttgtctctactaaaaatacagcaattagctgagcgtggtggtggcgcctgtattcgcagctactcgggaggctgaggcaggagaatcacttgaacctgggaggcggaggttgcagtgagccgagattgtgccattgcactccagcctgggcaacaagagcgaaactccatctcaaaaaaaaaaaaaaaaaaaaaagaaaagaaagaaaaaaagcctatTCCCATGGCAAAAAAATGTGGATTCCAGGGAGGTCCTGGGGGTTGGCAAGAGGGTCTAGACCAAACCCACGCCCACGTGCCCTCTGTCCAGGTGGTACGCCGCATCCGGGCCAGCGGTCCTCGGGTGTTGCTGACAGTCTTGGCACGGCATGCACATGACGTGGCCCGAGCTCAGCTGGGAGAAGATGCCCACCTCTGTCCCACCCTAGGCCCAGGGGTCCGGCCCCGGCTGTGCCACATAGTGAAAGATGAGGGTGGTTTTGGCTTCGGCGTCACCCATGGTGAGCCCAGAGGGTGCGAGGGGGTGGCAAGGATGAGGGATTTCAGTCCCTGTTCAGGGCAGGCAGGCAACAgactggaactttttttttttttttttttttttttttgatttctaGGCAATCAGGGTCCTTTCTGGTTGGTGCTAAGTACTGGAGGAGCAGCTGAGCGGGCAGGGGTGCCCCCCGGGGCCCGACTGCTGGAAGTGAATGGGGTCAGTGTGGAGAAGCTCACTCACAACCAACTCACCAGGAAGGTGTGGCTGCCTGTCTCCCACTCTCCTCCCCCAGTCTGGGCCTGGGCCCCACCTCGGGAAGACGCCTCCTCCCCTATGCACCTAACCTCCTTATCTGGTCTCCTACCTTGATCACCATCCTGCCCCTCTACAGTTTGTGCCAGGCTCCACTTAGTGCCTGGGAGGAGGGGCTGTGGGGGGAGCATGCCTCTTCTCTCCCTGCCCAGGTGTTATACTGATGCCCTGCTGGGTCCCCACAGCTTTGGCAGAGTGGACAGCAGGTGACCTTGCTGGTGGCAGGGCCAGAGGTGGAGGAACAGTGTCGCCAGCTGGGATTGCCCCTGGCTGCACCCCTGGCAGAGGGCTGGGCACTGCCCAACAAGCCCCGCTGTCTGCACCTAGAGAAAGGGCCCCAGGGTTTTGGGTTCCTGCTCCGGGAGGAAAAGGGCCCTGACGGTCGCCCTGGTGAGTAGGAGccctgggggtggtgggggaaggTGGGCCTTGGGGTGGGCACACAAGTGTATATACACCTTTCAGTGCACAGAAGAGGTGTCCCTGTCTGAGCTCTGGCCCTGGGCCGCCTCTTCCTGTTCACTCCGGGGTCAGTCCCCTGGTGTGCACACAGTGGCCTAGGATAGCTGGAGGGGAGCAGTGAGGATGTGTATGCCCCAGGACAGTTCCTGTGGGAAGTGGACCCGGGACTGCCAGCCAAGAAGGCTGGGATGCAGGCTGGGGACCGGCTGGTGGCTGTGGCTGGGGAGAGCGTGGAGGGGCTGGGCCATGAGGAGACAGTGTCCAGGATCCAGGCGCAGGGCTCCTGTGTCTCCCTCATTGTCGTCGACCCTGAGGCTGACCGCTTCTTCAGCATGGTGCGTGCTGAGGGGCAGGGGCTAGGGTTGGGGCAGGAGTGGAGCAGGGCTTGGGTCCAACAGATTTGCTCTAcctgccaccttccaggttcGCCTATCCCCACTCCTCTTCTTGGAGAACACAGAGGCTCCCGCCTCTCCCCAGGGCAGCAGCTCAGCCTCACTGGTTGAGACAGAGGTCCCTTCGCTTGAAGACACAGGCGTGCCTTCTGTCCCTCTGGGCTCCCGACAGTGCTTTCTGTaccctgggcctggtggcggcTATGGCTTCCGACTCAGCTGTGTGGCCAGTGGGCCTCGTCTCTTCATCTCCCAGGTGACTGATGCCCCATGCATCTTGGATCCCTTCAATCCTTTGCTGCCTGATCagtcttcctcttcttccctcccagaGCCTTAAGCCAGCAAACTTTCCCCTGGTGTCCCCTGTTCTGCATGCCCCCACACCACCAGGTGACTCCCGGAGGCTCAGCTGCCCGGGCTGGGCTGCAAGTGGGAGATGTGATTCTGGAAGTGAACGGGTATCCTGTTGGGGGAGAGAATGACCTGGAGAGGCTTCAGCAGCTGCCTGAGGCTGAGCCACCCCTCTGCCTGAAGCTGGCAGCCAGGTCTCTGCGGGGCTTGGAAGCCTGGATTCCCACTGGGGCTGCAGAGGTGAGGAAGAAGAAACGGATGGGACTGTGAGTAGTTACAGAGGGCAGGGAGGAGTGAGAAAGAAGGGCAGAGTGGGCGAGGTACAAGGTGAAGCAGTGTGGGGCATGCAGGTTGGGACTTCAGGTTGTGGTAGGTGGGGACAGAAGGACCCGTGAAATAAGCCCCATTCCTGGGCATTGCAGGGCAGgggtgagaaagaaaaaggaactcttCTGGGTGCCACCTGGAATGACCTTCTACCTCCTCTCTCTGCACAGGACTGGGCTCTGGCCTCGGAGCTGCTGTAGAGCACCTCTGCCTGGTACAGACATACCCAGGGGCTACTGTGTCTTCACTCTCCAGCCCGAGGTGGTGGAGGCAGGATTGCTCTCTCTAAGCCAGACTGAAGGAACTCAGGCACCACCCATCACA
Protein-coding sequences here:
- the NHERF4 gene encoding Na(+)/H(+) exchange regulatory cofactor NHE-RF4 isoform X5 codes for the protein MEKAADLQDAASLTLKFKFNPKLGIDNPVLSLAEDHDPSDPWSLERPRFCLLSKEKGKSFGFHLQQELGRAGHVVCRVDPGTSAQRQGLQEGDRILAVNNDVVEHEDYAVVVRRIRASGPRVLLTVLARHAHDVARAQLGEDAHLCPTLGPGVRPRLCHIVKDEGGFGFGVTHGNQGPFWLVLSTGGAAERAGVPPGARLLEVNGLWQSGQQVTLLVAGPEVEEQCRQLGLPLAAPLAEGWALPNKPRCLHLEKGPQGFGFLLREEKGPDGRPGQFLWEVDPGLPAKKAGMQAGDRLVAVAGESVEGLGHEETVSRIQAQGSCVSLIVVDPEADRFFSMVRLSPLLFLENTEAPASPQGSSSASLVETEVPSLEDTGVPSVPLGSRQCFLYPGPGGGYGFRLSCVASGPRLFISQVTPGGSAARAGLQVGDVILEVNGYPVGGENDLERLQQLPEAEPPLCLKLAARSLRGLEAWIPTGAAEDWALASELL
- the NHERF4 gene encoding Na(+)/H(+) exchange regulatory cofactor NHE-RF4 isoform X1 translates to MRVGARGRKNRRQGSASLPLAPKGDPGTQVQLPACTCFPCLLAGSLSLTQSWALIILSSHWPKTTTPLVTPSPTDNHSLSLEAPQLHTASHLLGNHSLSLPLITALVGSRDRRGQAYSPVPVPLPMKCSPHHPTPNQAETACIRTQGLPGTWRTCTWAVPSPPPFLLPTSPSRSLEPGAASLLLAEQREGQEFWLPPAAGAGQGWACGVQGGPRHLCPAPGSSGRRQNPGGEQRCCGTRRLRGGNQGPFWLVLSTGGAAERAGVPPGARLLEVNGVSVEKLTHNQLTRKLWQSGQQVTLLVAGPEVEEQCRQLGLPLAAPLAEGWALPNKPRCLHLEKGPQGFGFLLREEKGPDGRPGQFLWEVDPGLPAKKAGMQAGDRLVAVAGESVEGLGHEETVSRIQAQGSCVSLIVVDPEADRFFSMVRLSPLLFLENTEAPASPQGSSSASLVETEVPSLEDTGVPSVPLGSRQCFLYPGPGGGYGFRLSCVASGPRLFISQVTPGGSAARAGLQVGDVILEVNGYPVGGENDLERLQQLPEAEPPLCLKLAARSLRGLEAWIPTGAAEDWALASELL
- the NHERF4 gene encoding Na(+)/H(+) exchange regulatory cofactor NHE-RF4 isoform X6, whose amino-acid sequence is MKCSPHHPTPNQAETACIRTQGLPGTWRTCTWAVPSPPPFLLPTSPSRSLEPGAASLLLAEQREGQEFWLPPAAGAGQGWACGVQGGPRHLCPAPGSSGRRQNPGGEQRCCGTRRLRGGNQGPFWLVLSTGGAAERAGVPPGARLLEVNGVSVEKLTHNQLTRKLWQSGQQVTLLVAGPEVEEQCRQLGLPLAAPLAEGWALPNKPRCLHLEKGPQGFGFLLREEKGPDGRPGQFLWEVDPGLPAKKAGMQAGDRLVAVAGESVEGLGHEETVSRIQAQGSCVSLIVVDPEADRFFSMVRLSPLLFLENTEAPASPQGSSSASLVETEVPSLEDTGVPSVPLGSRQCFLYPGPGGGYGFRLSCVASGPRLFISQVTPGGSAARAGLQVGDVILEVNGYPVGGENDLERLQQLPEAEPPLCLKLAARSLRGLEAWIPTGAAEDWALASELL
- the NHERF4 gene encoding Na(+)/H(+) exchange regulatory cofactor NHE-RF4 isoform X7, with product MRVGARGRKNRRQGSASLPLAPKGDPGTQVQLPACTCFPCLLAGSLSLTQSWALIILSSHWPKTTTPLVTPSPTDNHSLSLEAPQLHTASHLLGNHSLSLPLITALVGSRDRRGQAYSPVPVPLPMKCSPHHPTPNQAETACIRTQGLPGTWRTCTWAVPSPPPFLLPTSPSRSLEPGAASLLLAEQREGQEFWLPPAAGAGQGWACGVQGGPRHLCPAPGSSGRRQNPGGEQRCCGTRRLRGGNQGPFWLVLSTGGAAERAGVPPGARLLEVNGVSVEKLTHNQLTRKVRLSPLLFLENTEAPASPQGSSSASLVETEVPSLEDTGVPSVPLGSRQCFLYPGPGGGYGFRLSCVASGPRLFISQVTPGGSAARAGLQVGDVILEVNGYPVGGENDLERLQQLPEAEPPLCLKLAARSLRGLEAWIPTGAAEDWALASELL
- the NHERF4 gene encoding Na(+)/H(+) exchange regulatory cofactor NHE-RF4 isoform X4: MEKAADLQDAASLTLKFKFNPKLGIDNPVLSLAEDHDPSDPWSLERPRFCLLSKEKGKSFGFHLQQELGRAGHVVCRVDPGTSAQRQGLQEGDRILAVNNDVVEHEDYAVVVRRIRASGPRVLLTVLARHAHDVARAQLGEDAHLCPTLGPGVRPRLCHIVKDEGGFGFGVTHGNQGPFWLVLSTGGAAERAGVPPGARLLEVNGVSVEKLTHNQLTRKLWQSGQQVTLLVAGPEVEEQCRQLGLPLAAPLAEGWALPNKPRCLHLEKGPQGFGFLLREEKGPDGRPGQFLWEVDPGLPAKKAGMQAGDRLVAVAGESVEGLGHEETVSRIQAQGSCVSLIVVDPEADRFFSMVRLSPLLFLENTEAPASPQGSSSASLVETEVPSLEDTGVPSVPLGSRQCFLYPGPGGGYGFRLSCVASGPRLFISQVTPGGSAARAGLQVGDVILEVNGYPVGGENDLERLQQLPEAEPPLCLKLAARSLRGLEAWIPTGAAEDWALASELL
- the NHERF4 gene encoding Na(+)/H(+) exchange regulatory cofactor NHE-RF4 isoform X3 codes for the protein MEKAAVDLQDAASLTLKFKFNPKLGIDNPVLSLAEDHDPSDPWSLERPRFCLLSKEKGKSFGFHLQQELGRAGHVVCRVDPGTSAQRQGLQEGDRILAVNNDVVEHEDYAVVVRRIRASGPRVLLTVLARHAHDVARAQLGEDAHLCPTLGPGVRPRLCHIVKDEGGFGFGVTHGNQGPFWLVLSTGGAAERAGVPPGARLLEVNGVSVEKLTHNQLTRKLWQSGQQVTLLVAGPEVEEQCRQLGLPLAAPLAEGWALPNKPRCLHLEKGPQGFGFLLREEKGPDGRPGQFLWEVDPGLPAKKAGMQAGDRLVAVAGESVEGLGHEETVSRIQAQGSCVSLIVVDPEADRFFSMVRLSPLLFLENTEAPASPQGSSSASLVETEVPSLEDTGVPSVPLGSRQCFLYPGPGGGYGFRLSCVASGPRLFISQVTPGGSAARAGLQVGDVILEVNGYPVGGENDLERLQQLPEAEPPLCLKLAARSLRGLEAWIPTGAAEDWALASELL
- the NHERF4 gene encoding Na(+)/H(+) exchange regulatory cofactor NHE-RF4 isoform X2, with amino-acid sequence MRVGARGRKNRRQGSASLPLAPKGDPGTQVQLPACTCFPCLLAGSLSLTQSWALIILSSHWPKTTTPLVTPSPTDNHSLSLEAPQLHTASHLLGNHSLSLPLITALVGSRDRRGQAYSPVPVPLPMKCSPHHPTPNQAETACIRTQGLPGTWRTCTWAVPSPPPFLLPTSPSRSLEPGAASLLLAEQREGQEFWLPPAAGAGQGWACGVQGGPRHLCPAPGSSGRRQNPGGEQRCCGTRRLRGGNQGPFWLVLSTGGAAERAGVPPGARLLEVNGLWQSGQQVTLLVAGPEVEEQCRQLGLPLAAPLAEGWALPNKPRCLHLEKGPQGFGFLLREEKGPDGRPGQFLWEVDPGLPAKKAGMQAGDRLVAVAGESVEGLGHEETVSRIQAQGSCVSLIVVDPEADRFFSMVRLSPLLFLENTEAPASPQGSSSASLVETEVPSLEDTGVPSVPLGSRQCFLYPGPGGGYGFRLSCVASGPRLFISQVTPGGSAARAGLQVGDVILEVNGYPVGGENDLERLQQLPEAEPPLCLKLAARSLRGLEAWIPTGAAEDWALASELL